In Schizosaccharomyces osmophilus chromosome 1, complete sequence, the genomic window CTTTACATAGAACCTTTAAGATTTATAAGCTACATTTTAATTGATTGAATATAGAGTGGTGaattttcatatttttccGGTatgtaaaaataattagagaatattttgataatgtttttttttttttttttttttttttggtatgtTTATTATgtttattcaattttccTCTTTACCactaaaaacaaagtaaatatTGTAGtcattgtttttcattattCGTTTACATATAAGCCTTTACGAAGTCTCGGTATTTGAGAGGTGGTCCACCATAGCTTTCAGAGTTCATTTGCCAACTCTCAACATTGGATTCGACACTCCTAGCCTGCAATGGCAGCAATATCAAGCTTTTCAAATGGTTTTTGGAGTAAAGATTATGCCACAGGTATCAACACGCTGTTTGAGCGATTGAGTCTCGGTAcacaagaaaatgaacaagGTAAGAACAGCATTTGGACAATTCGAGCGAAGAGTAACTAACCAATAAGTCAAATCATTAGTTAAACTATATAAACAAGCAAATGAAGATTTCGGAGAAAGATTACAAGAAATCACCAAAGAATGCATGAAGAATGGCAACAAAGAAGGAACAAACGAAGATTGCACATCGTCAAACAAAGCATTCGAGGGCTTACGAAGCGAAATTGAAACCCAAGGAAAACAGCATGTTAGAATTTCAAACGACCTTCAATCTTTGGTGTTGAGACCACTTTCAAAGATGTCTGTTGACCATGTACAAAAATTGCAAACAAGCCAATACGTGTTGACAAACCATGTGAAagattatgaaaaaaaataccaTTACATGAAGAAGTCAAAGAGCACGTACTACAATAGATGTCGTGATGTAGAGGatcttgaagaagaagccaaaagagaagaagaacaagaaggGTCGTCTGACCTCAAAACGTCCAATAATCAATATTCGAGTGGTTCTTCCGGTTTTTATGACAATTCCGAATCCTCAGGACAACTTGAACCCGTTCAACTTGGGTTTATGGAGTTCAAGCCTGATGAACTTCAGAAAGTCATGTCTCAAATATTGGAGGAACTTCCTCTTCAAGACAAACGAGTCCCTATCTTAGGAACGTATCAAAATACCTGCTCAGGAAATATCATTGTTTCCTGGCTCCAGGAAAACCTTCCGGTTCCCACATTAGTAGCCGCCGAAGCGTTTGGTCAGGATCTGATTGCTGAAGGATTTTTGCGTCAAATAGGTCAAATTGGCGTAGGTGGTACATTTGTCAACAGCACAAACTTTTACTACCAATGGAAGgagaaagcttttcaaataGCCGGACTAGACAGTCATGATGCTCTTGTTGAAAATGCTAAatctttaccttttctCGGTGAATACCTTTCCGACTACATCCAATATAGAAAGCAATATGCGATGGAATCACCTTTGCAGCGTGTGCAGAGAGAAGCTCTAGATACGAACACGTTGTACAGGGAAGCTGTTTATGATTTAGACAAATGCCGAACACTTTTAGAGGAAAATGTTGTTGATCACTTAcaatttttacaaaaatgtgaaattgaacgagtacaatttttcaagaatACCTTTATGGATATGTCCACGATAATATCCAATTTCTTACCCTCAATGAAGTTGCTGGCCGACCAAATTATTGTGTATCAGGAAATCATTCAACCTGACAGTGATATCCGTTATATCCTTGAATCATCAGCCACTGGGCCTTTCTTGCCTCATGTCGAAGTTTACGAAGATTATTATAATGATATAAAGGATCAAGTCTTCGGTATTGACATGGAGTTCCTTTGCCATCGTGATAAAAAACGTGTTCCTATAGTTGTTAGCaccattctttctttccttgacCAATTGTATCCTACCCTTCCTTCGGATAAAGTTCGACAACAACTGTGGCTAGTCAACTCTCCTTTATCTTCTATACATCAATTAAGAGAGGCTTTGAATCATGCCCCAAATATAtcaaaagatattttgGTACAATACTCTCCTACAGTCGTTGTGGGCACACtgaagctttttcttttagaacTTCCAGATTCAATTATTCCTTCATCTGCTTTTGAGTTAATTCGTTCTATTTATGCCAACCATGGTAACGATGAAGTTTATCGGGTCCGTTTGTTACaaaatcttctttctcaacTTCGTAGAGTCAATTTGGCTACTTTGAGCGCTGTAATTACTCATTTGCATCGGTTAATTTCCTTAACGACTAAGGACACTAATTTTGTCGGTAACTTGGCTAACTCTCTCTGTATGTGTATTTCCAGACCAACATTCTGGAGTTTATCAATCCAACATGATAAACATCCCTCACGATTTTTAGAAGATCTTTTGACTCACGGCCCTACGttgtttgaagaattgagaAAACTAAGCGCAGCCAAGCGAGCTTCTGACCGAGGCCCTTCCACGCTTATTGCAAATGACAAGCAATCAGTATCTAGAAAAGCCtcagtttcttcttctgcttcTGCACCTACATCTGCACCATATGCTTCTCCCAGATCATCTTTAGACGAAGTTCGTCCTTCTGTCAGTGAAGCCGAATTTACAATGGATAATGTTCCTTCTACACTTATTCGTAGTTCTTATGCCTCGAACGCAAGAAGGGGTAAAAGAAATGTCAGTCAAGCTTCGCAAGTCAGTGATGCTAGTGAACTTGACGAGCAAGAGTTTAAAGATCCGAGTACAGACGATACCGAAAGAGGTGAAGTATGGCAGTCTTTCGGAAACCAAGAATAAAGCGTACCTTAAACGTTTTTCTAATTTACagtaattattttttatctgTTTCTTCTCACTGGCTATCCAGCATTGCATTATTTACATTAACTTACGTTCATGAAAGTGGtaatataaaaaacttaCAGCATCTAAATGCTTATTTGACGTTGGACGAATATTTCCTTCTAGCATATGTTATTgtctaaataaattaagttCTTCTCTTGgcataaaataaagaattgatAGTAAGGCGAGATTATTAAAGGTCAAGGGACGTAAGTAATTGCTGACGATTCCACTTCCTTAtcgtttccaaaaattcgTGGAACTTATTTGTaccttccaaaaaagaatctaaATCATGAAAGCTCAAACCTAATCGATGATCTGTTACACGATTTTGATTATAATTGTAAGTGCGTAATTTTTCAGACctagaagaagaggaaacctggtcttttcttttcgctctctcttcttccatttcttttgtttctttaataGCAACCAGGCGGGAGTTCAAAACCATGAATGCTTTCTCTCTATTTTGATGTTGAGATCGAGAATCCTGCATACTAACAGAAATGCCAGTTGGTATATGAGTCAAACGGACTGCTGATTCTGTTCGGTTTACATGCTGTCCTCCTGCGCCACGCGAACGCATCACTTCTATTCTTATATCAGAAGGACTGTATAAGGAAGATGATTCTTCCTGAGGCATCTGTGGTAGAACAATCACAGAAGCAGTGCTAGTATGTACTCTTCCTTTCGTTTCAGTAGCGGGAGTTCTTTGGACGCGATGGACACCTCCTTCAAGCATCAACTGGCCATACGCGCCTTCACcatcaattgaaaatatcaTTTCCGAAACACCTTCCGTTCCTTGTACTACGCTGCTCGAGattacttttgttttccagTTTCTGTAACTAGCATATTTTGCATACAAATCTGCTAgttcttttgcaaatagCGCTGCCTCAGTACCTCCTACACCAGGGCGAATTTCTATAAGCGCTGAAGATTGGTGAGTAGGTGGTTGTGAAAGTAGAGAATTCTCTAATTTTTCAACGGAGCTAGAGAGTAATGGCTGTAGACTGTTTGTTTCCGACTGGGCCAACAGCTTCAACTCTGGATCGGCTTCAGAGACTTCCATTGATCGCAATTCCTCTAGTTGCTTCTTTAGTTAActtcttttgtctttttttgtggTTCGgtcatttcttttgcaacaACATTTTCCCCCTAGACAGCTTGTGAGAAGCTATGCTGAGGGGAGAATTCAATCTAAGCATACAAAAGTGATTATCTGTAAGTTACATACCTTGTAAACCGATTCATAGTTAGAGAAAGAGTTATGAATTTTCTGTAACCTCACAAACCTCTTGGCCAGTTCTACATTATTGGCATTGATATATGCTTCCTATGAATTTGTTAGTTAAAAttacaagaagaatcattCATGTCGGCATTATGGGTCCCAGTTACTTGAAAGGCGACAAAGGCATAGCGTAATTCCAATCCACTAGCTTTCCATATGTCAACACCTTACGTACGTTTTCTGACCGATTAACTTCAAGTCTTTTGTATTCATCCGATAAATTTCTTGCTTTATGTAATAATGTCGCCGAAAGCGAATGGTCGATGGATTCTGGTTTGCTTGCATAAAATCGAACTGGGAATAGGCAGGAGAGCCGAGTCTTAAAATATCCAAAACTTCTACATTTTATAATCATAGTTGAGAACATATAGGCTATATGTTCccataataaaataaatctttACGCTTTGGAACTTGTTTCTATGGTGTTTAGAATATACTGCGGTACAAGGAGGGATTACAAGATTTTCTCAAGTTTACTTGTTATGATTATGTACCGcattcttttgattcttttggCTGTTACGGCCACAGGGCGAATCTCCATTAGAGAGTACATACCAAGCAAACTAGTCTGCGACTGTAATTATACTTATGGTATTGAAAAACGTTGTGCTACCTACAGAAATTCATATCGAGGGACCTGTAGCTGAATGAAACTAGAGCAGTCAAACCCTTCAATTTAGAGATTGAGTAACTGCAAAGTTAGCATGTAGCTTtatcaaatattttttatataagtTTCAGTAAATTATGTATCTAAATCCCGAGATTGTATGTTTGACACTGgagttttttgtttcaaagctttgtttacaaattatAATATCCTATTCTTTAGCATTATTGTATCagcaaaatataaaaggTATTATATCAACTAAACGTATAGTTATTTCTATAATACTATCAAGCCTCGTATCGTGATTTGAGGATTCAGTTTACGAAACAACGAATGTAGCAACAAGCCAACCGCATATAAGAAAATAGCAAGTTGATTCAGTGATTCCATCTGGCTGAATAGCTTCCACTCTCTTTTAATTAAAATTGGGTTTCTTAAGAAACCTGGATTTCTCTGCGAATCCATACTTCATTGTCAGTTTGTCTGAGACACATTaatgcaaagaaaaccaaTATTCAAAAGAGATGCCCATCAATCAGGAAGTTTCTACACAAAACAATGATGGTAATAATTTGAATAGTGATGACTTGAACTCCCAAGAAGTTGTAGTTGAACCGGAATcgcaaaatgaaaataatgatCCAATAAATCAGAGGACAGGGGCTGAATTACCTTCCTTACAGTCGAACTCTGCGGCTCCAGTGACTCAAGAAAAGACTCCGGCCCTCGCAAGAAATTTCTTAAACAAGTTACGGGCTGCCTCGTATCATACTGCTTCAGATGCTCCTCAGAACCAAACAAACACTGGAACAAATGcaaattttgaaactttttatgAAGCTTCACAAGATGTAGATCAGGAACAGCAGAATTCACAGCAACGATCGACTTTTTTAGCTCCCCCGAGAACAGATGTTGATGATTCAGCTAATCCTAACCGGGCTAAAAAGCTCGGGGCTCGAAAAATGTGGATGCAATTGATGGCATCTGTCCgaaagttgaaaaaagaatccgAAAAAGGCAACAAAGAGGCTCCTGACGTATCTGTTCCAGATATCTTTTTAGCCGGTGCACCGTCAACTTTATTGATTGCAAAGCATTTCATTCACGATCGTTCTAGCAATCATGTTTTACCAGTACTTACGGGTTACTTACATGTTTCAGTTGTTGATGTCGAGCCGAAACACAACCGGATCCAAAGTACAATTACTATGCAGGTGGAATATGGTTCTGGTCAAAATGCAATTCGCTGGAGGATTTATCGCCAACTTCGTGATTTCATTAATCTGCATTCTCATTTCCTTgtatttgaatttcaacaTCATTTCTATGGTAAGCGCATGAAGCTTCCCAAGTTTCCCAAAGAAGTATTGCCTTACCTGGTAAAACTTCGAGGCTATAATAGGGCTACTTCTGGTAACCCAGACGATCCGCTCATTGACGAGACTCAAAGCTTATCCAGTTTGTCAATAGAATCGCAATCCGCCGAGATTCTGcaacaaaacgaaaatcGAGGTCACAGTAAtgtcaagaaaaaagtagCGAACTTTTGGACTATCCAGGGTAACACACTCGGAAAATATTTACAGGAAATGATTAACtgtcttcaattttttccGGAGGTTAATGTTTTATACGCATTTCTGGAAATGAGTAATATGGGACTGCGTTTGGCCGGCTCGGGAAGATTCCATGGTAAAGAAGGTTACGCTACTGTgagaaaaaattattctGCCTCACAAAGTATACTTTGTTGCTCTGGACCTTCGGTCCGTTCCCGTTTACACCCCTTTTGGATCATTGTCTCTGAAAGCTCTATTATATTTTGCGATAGCatgtattcttttgaacCTATGGACGTGTTCATTTGGGACGTTGATTTTGAAATCACTAGgaaaaaatttagaaagtCTCACCCAAAAGAtacacaagaaaaaattcgaGTTTCACATCACAcctttaaaataaaaaataaacaaaaagttattaaACTTTCTGTTCGCAGCGGCCGTTGGTTACAACAGTTTATTAATAGTGTTCAAGTTGCTCAAGGTTTGACTTCCTGGTGCGAGCTCCATCGTTTTGACAGTTATGCTCCTGTTAGAACAAATGTTGCTGTTCAGTGGATGGTGGATGCTCGTGATCACATGTGGAACGTTAGTCGGGCATTTAAAAATGCTAAACATACAATTATGATACATGGATGGTGGCTAACACCAGAATTGCAAATGCGAAGACCATATAGCCTTGCCGATAAATGGCGAATTGATCATTTACTTCAGGAAAAAGCTAGACAAGGTGTAAGGGTCTACATTATGGTTTACAGGAATATTGATGCTACCATTCCTATTGATTCATTTCATACAAAAAGTTATCTTCAATCATTACATCCAAACATTTTCGTCATTCGTTCACCATCTCATTTCCGGCAAAATGCACTTTTTTGGGCACATCATGAAAAGTTAGTGATAGTAGATGATGCCATCGCTTTTATAGGTGGAATTGATCTTTGTTTTGGTCGGTTTGATACATCCCAGCACATCCTTTATGATGACAAATTGGTTAACCCTCCGGATAAGAATGTTTGTAATGAGCAATcttggaaaggaaaagattaTTCTAATCCACGTGTACATGACTTTTTCGATTTGACGCAGCCGCACAAAGATATGTATGATCGAACAGTGATACCCCGAATGGGTTGGCACGATGTCTCCATGTCAATTCTAGGACAACCTGCTAGGGATGCAGCCAGGCACTTCGTTCAGAGATGGAACTACTTGTTAGAGTGTAAAAGACCCGCTAGGAAGATCCCCACCTTAATTCCTCCAGTTGATTTCACGAATGAGCAGCTTATAGAAAAGCAACTGACCGGAACGTGTGAAGTTCAACTTTTAAGATCTGCTGGTCTGTGGTCGTTAGGTTTGGCGGATTCTGTCGAGCAGAGTATACACAATGCTTACGTTAAATGcattgaaaaaagtgaaCATTTTATTTACGTAGAAAATCAGTTCTTTATAACGTCTACTATTAGCGATGGTACTCTTATTGAAAATCGTGTTGGTGATGCTTTGGTTGAAAGGATCATTAGAGCATACAATAACAATGAGAGATGGAAAGGTGTGATAATAATTCCTTTACTTCCCGGGTTCCAGGGTCAGATCGATATGCAAGAAGGAAGCAGCCTTCGCTTAATTGTGGATTGCCAATACAAAAGTATCTGCAGAGGAGAAAACTCAATATTTGGTCGACTTAAGGCAAGGGGGATTGATGGCACAAAGTACCTGAAGTTTTATGGCCTTCGAGGCTGGGCACACGTAGGGCCAGAGCATGAACTATCCACCGATCTTATATATGTGCATGCCAAAATCATGATTGCTGATGATCGGGTTGCTGTCATTGGGTCCGCAAACATTAATGAACGTTCCCTTTTAGGAAATCGTGATTCCGAGATTGCCGGTATAGTCCGAGACACTTTAACAATCGATTCCAAAATGAATGGAAAACCTTACAAAGTGGGCAAATTTGCTCACTCATTACGTATCCGGTTGATGCGAGAGCATTTGGGAATTGAGACTGATATAACAGAACAACGTGAATACAATATGGACGGTCTTGATCGGCAGTCGGAATGGAAACGGGTGGACGCCTGGAATCCTG contains:
- the rga8 gene encoding RhoGAP Rga8, which encodes MAAISSFSNGFWSKDYATGINTLFERLSLGTQENEQVKSLVKLYKQANEDFGERLQEITKECMKNGNKEGTNEDCTSSNKAFEGLRSEIETQGKQHVRISNDLQSLVLRPLSKMSVDHVQKLQTSQYVLTNHVKDYEKKYHYMKKSKSTYYNRCRDVEDLEEEAKREEEQEGSSDLKTSNNQYSSGSSGFYDNSESSGQLEPVQLGFMEFKPDELQKVMSQILEELPLQDKRVPILGTYQNTCSGNIIVSWLQENLPVPTLVAAEAFGQDLIAEGFLRQIGQIGVGGTFVNSTNFYYQWKEKAFQIAGLDSHDALVENAKSLPFLGEYLSDYIQYRKQYAMESPLQRVQREALDTNTLYREAVYDLDKCRTLLEENVVDHLQFLQKCEIERVQFFKNTFMDMSTIISNFLPSMKLLADQIIVYQEIIQPDSDIRYILESSATGPFLPHVEVYEDYYNDIKDQVFGIDMEFLCHRDKKRVPIVVSTILSFLDQLYPTLPSDKVRQQLWLVNSPLSSIHQLREALNHAPNISKDILVQYSPTVVVGTLKLFLLELPDSIIPSSAFELIRSIYANHGNDEVYRVRLLQNLLSQLRRVNLATLSAVITHLHRLISLTTKDTNFVGNLANSLCMCISRPTFWSLSIQHDKHPSRFLEDLLTHGPTLFEELRKLSAAKRASDRGPSTLIANDKQSVSRKASVSSSASAPTSAPYASPRSSLDEVRPSVSEAEFTMDNVPSTLIRSSYASNARRGKRNVSQASQVSDASELDEQEFKDPSTDDTERGEVWQSFGNQE
- the mrf1 gene encoding mitochondrial translation release factor, yielding MIIKCRSFGYFKTRLSCLFPVRFYASKPESIDHSLSATLLHKARNLSDEYKRLEVNRSENEAYINANNVELAKRFVRLQKIHNSFSNYESVYKQLEELRSMEVSEADPELKLLAQSETNSLQPLLSSSVEKLENSLLSQPPTHQSSALIEIRPGVGGTEAALFAKELADLYAKYASYRNWKTKVISSSVVQGTEGVSEMIFSIDGEGAYGQLMLEGGVHRVQRTPATETKGRVHTSTASVIVLPQMPQEESSSLYSPSDIRIEVMRSRGAGGQHVNRTESAVRLTHIPTGISVSMQDSRSQHQNREKAFMVLNSRLVAIKETKEMEEERAKRKDQVSSSSRSEKLRTYNYNQNRVTDHRLGLSFHDLDSFLEGTNKFHEFLETIRKWNRQQLLTSLDL
- the pld1 gene encoding phospholipase D, Pld1; amino-acid sequence: MPINQEVSTQNNDGNNLNSDDLNSQEVVVEPESQNENNDPINQRTGAELPSLQSNSAAPVTQEKTPALARNFLNKLRAASYHTASDAPQNQTNTGTNANFETFYEASQDVDQEQQNSQQRSTFLAPPRTDVDDSANPNRAKKLGARKMWMQLMASVRKLKKESEKGNKEAPDVSVPDIFLAGAPSTLLIAKHFIHDRSSNHVLPVLTGYLHVSVVDVEPKHNRIQSTITMQVEYGSGQNAIRWRIYRQLRDFINLHSHFLVFEFQHHFYGKRMKLPKFPKEVLPYLVKLRGYNRATSGNPDDPLIDETQSLSSLSIESQSAEILQQNENRGHSNVKKKVANFWTIQGNTLGKYLQEMINCLQFFPEVNVLYAFLEMSNMGLRLAGSGRFHGKEGYATVRKNYSASQSILCCSGPSVRSRLHPFWIIVSESSIIFCDSMYSFEPMDVFIWDVDFEITRKKFRKSHPKDTQEKIRVSHHTFKIKNKQKVIKLSVRSGRWLQQFINSVQVAQGLTSWCELHRFDSYAPVRTNVAVQWMVDARDHMWNVSRAFKNAKHTIMIHGWWLTPELQMRRPYSLADKWRIDHLLQEKARQGVRVYIMVYRNIDATIPIDSFHTKSYLQSLHPNIFVIRSPSHFRQNALFWAHHEKLVIVDDAIAFIGGIDLCFGRFDTSQHILYDDKLVNPPDKNVCNEQSWKGKDYSNPRVHDFFDLTQPHKDMYDRTVIPRMGWHDVSMSILGQPARDAARHFVQRWNYLLECKRPARKIPTLIPPVDFTNEQLIEKQLTGTCEVQLLRSAGLWSLGLADSVEQSIHNAYVKCIEKSEHFIYVENQFFITSTISDGTLIENRVGDALVERIIRAYNNNERWKGVIIIPLLPGFQGQIDMQEGSSLRLIVDCQYKSICRGENSIFGRLKARGIDGTKYLKFYGLRGWAHVGPEHELSTDLIYVHAKIMIADDRVAVIGSANINERSLLGNRDSEIAGIVRDTLTIDSKMNGKPYKVGKFAHSLRIRLMREHLGIETDITEQREYNMDGLDRQSEWKRVDAWNPDEDEHVSGSTFDADELNLHYRSDKKFGNVPPEKLAKCHKQMEDFDQRVRLFPKHNVLPNDTSYEKRFEEEHYKNLKKGPTLTANALVGGIPSYLNNDDGSLHELSKFPEFGEDQRPMIRKDPHSKVAEPSRPHCGNGLAFFDDIPLLEVNPLTNEEIPKFDASSFEDPVSEDFFDNIWCKTAENNTLFYRYIFKCIPDDTMLTWDAYQESKKYAQLFKEEQKHWREQENSTEKDEMEKGSSEFQSGVSSENGSFEEETKIKRHFSKGTRKHSMKIPDRRTVYQFLRGIRGHLVELPIHWMASEDASKNWLSGFDKLPPLDIYD